One region of Takifugu flavidus isolate HTHZ2018 chromosome 14, ASM371156v2, whole genome shotgun sequence genomic DNA includes:
- the LOC130537929 gene encoding titin homolog produces the protein MLQHLAPAHGDLQPSEISSPQRSPALRDLQLAEISSPQRCPAHRDLQPAEISSPQISPARRDLQPAEISSPQRSPALSDLQLAEISSSQRSPALRDLQPSEISSSQRSPALRDLQPSEISSPQRSPASEISSPQRSPALRDLHLTEISSPQRSPALRDLQPSEISSSQRSPALHLVLFS, from the coding sequence ATGCTTCAGCACCTAGCTCCAGCTCACGGAGATCTCCAGCCctcagagatctccagccctcagagatctccagccctcagagatctccagctcgcagagatctccagccctcAGAGGTGTCCAGCTcacagagatctccagcccgcagagatctccagccctcAGATATCTCCAGCTCGCAGAGATCTCCAGCCCgcagagatctccagccctcagagatctccagccctcAGTGATCTCCAGCTCGCAGAGATCTCCAGCTCgcagagatctccagccctcagagatctccagccctcagagatctccagctcacagagatctccagccctccgagatctccagccctcagagatctccagccctcagagatctccagcctcagagatctccagccctcagagatctccagccctcAGAGATCTCCATCTcacagagatctccagccctcagagatctccagccctcagagatctccagccctcagagatctccagctcacagagatctccagccctTCACCTCGTGTTATTCTCCTGA